The Roseibium sp. Sym1 nucleotide sequence GGCCTTACCGCGCCGGCCAGTTGTCGAGGACGTCCAGCACTTCCTGGCCGCAGGCCTGCGGGGAGAGGGCGTAGAAGTCCGTTTCGAGTTTGAGCGCTTCCGACAGCCTCGTGTTGTAGTCGGCCTGGGAGACTTCCATCGTGCCGAACTTGCTGAGGTGCTCCGTCACGAATTGCGTGTCGAGCAGGGAATAGCCGCCGACGATCAGCCGGGCGACCAGATGTGCCAGGCAGACCTTGGAGGCGTCGGTGCGGAACGTGAACATGCTTTCGCCGAAGAACGCCCCGTTCAGGCTGACACCATAAAGGCCGCCGACCAGCTCGCCGTCCTGCCAGGCTTCGACCGTGTGGCAATAGCCCATCTCGAAGAGTTCGCCGTAAAGGCGGCGGATCTCTTTGTTGATCCAGGTTTTCTGCCGTCCGGGCATCGGTTCGGAGCAGCCGTCGATGACGCCCTGGAAGTCGGTGCTTACCCGGATTTCAAAGACGTCATTGCGGATCGTCCGGCGCAGGCGCCGGGGCAGGTGGAATCCGTCAAGGGGAAGAATGCCGCGGCGTTCCGGTTCCAGCCAGAACAGACCGGGGTCGTCCGCGGATTCGGCCATGGGAAACAGGCCGCAGGCATAGGCCTTCAGAAGCACCTGCGGGGTAATTTCCATCACGATGTCGTCTTTGTAACCAGCCATAAGGCCTCACTGTCCAGGCGCCAAGGGGCCCGGCCCCTTGGCCTTCAGCGGTCAGCTCGACTTTTCAGCCAGGTGTTTTTCCAGCCAGTGGATGTCGTACTGACCGTTCGCTATGTCCTGATTGTCCACCAGATCGCGGAAAAGCGGAATAGTCGACTTGATTTCGTCAACGACAAATTCGTCCAGGCACCGGCGCAGGCGCATCATGCACTCCACGCGGTTGCGGCCGTGCACGATCAGCTTGCCGATCAGGCTGTCGTAATAGGGCGGGATCTTGTAGCCCTGATAGACGCCGGAATCGACCCGCACCCCCAGTCCGCCCG carries:
- the aat gene encoding leucyl/phenylalanyl-tRNA--protein transferase, giving the protein MAGYKDDIVMEITPQVLLKAYACGLFPMAESADDPGLFWLEPERRGILPLDGFHLPRRLRRTIRNDVFEIRVSTDFQGVIDGCSEPMPGRQKTWINKEIRRLYGELFEMGYCHTVEAWQDGELVGGLYGVSLNGAFFGESMFTFRTDASKVCLAHLVARLIVGGYSLLDTQFVTEHLSKFGTMEVSQADYNTRLSEALKLETDFYALSPQACGQEVLDVLDNWPAR